The proteins below come from a single Edaphobacter acidisoli genomic window:
- a CDS encoding alpha/beta fold hydrolase — protein MSAFENVTVIVIHGAWADGSSWEPVIRRLQQQGFNVVAAPIPLTSLSEDAAALRRTIVRTQGPVIVVGHAYAGAVVGTAQDERVKALVYVAALAPDEGETVADVFYHDEPHPKAPHLAPDSDGFIWMPDESFSEAFAQYATAEQIALCRAVQRPISAKSIREPVASPAWKTTPAWYLIAEEDRMINPKTQRFMAQRMKATIRSFAVDHTPLLTSPDKVADIICEAAQATLD, from the coding sequence ATGTCAGCGTTTGAGAACGTCACAGTTATAGTAATCCACGGCGCATGGGCCGATGGATCGAGCTGGGAACCAGTCATACGCAGACTGCAGCAACAAGGGTTCAACGTTGTGGCTGCGCCTATTCCTCTAACATCGCTGAGCGAGGATGCCGCGGCGCTGCGGCGAACGATCGTTCGCACTCAAGGCCCAGTGATCGTTGTCGGGCACGCCTATGCCGGAGCCGTTGTGGGAACGGCGCAAGACGAACGCGTGAAGGCGCTGGTCTATGTCGCCGCTCTCGCTCCAGACGAAGGAGAGACGGTTGCCGATGTCTTCTATCACGACGAACCTCATCCTAAAGCGCCCCATCTCGCGCCTGACTCGGATGGCTTTATCTGGATGCCCGATGAAAGCTTCTCTGAGGCTTTCGCACAGTACGCGACCGCCGAGCAGATTGCTTTATGTCGTGCGGTACAGCGGCCAATTTCGGCCAAGAGTATTCGGGAGCCGGTTGCGTCACCCGCATGGAAGACAACGCCAGCGTGGTACCTGATTGCAGAAGAAGACCGGATGATCAATCCCAAAACGCAGCGTTTTATGGCACAGCGCATGAAAGCAACGATCCGATCGTTCGCGGTCGACCACACGCCGCTGCTCACCTCGCCAGACAAAGTCGCAGACATCATTTGTGAAGCAGCTCAAGCTACATTGGACTGA
- a CDS encoding SDR family oxidoreductase: MKQQTVAIVTGASQGIGRATAIRLASDFSAVVLVARNDDALKDVADAIRATGAEPLSIALDLSQAEAPETIVKSTLDRYGRIDALLNIAGAVPQIDLFEMTDEQWYAGMELKLHGARRMTIRAWDALKSNKGSVVFMSGSAALDPKPGFAAVAATNAAIIAMAKAFAEQGIKDGVQVNSIVPGAVMTGRRRSFLEKWAPAHNMGVEEATKKFPEEAGISRYGQPEEIAALLAFMVSPEAKWMTGASVRMDGGEVKGI; this comes from the coding sequence ATGAAGCAACAGACTGTAGCAATCGTTACTGGAGCCAGCCAGGGTATTGGTCGAGCGACTGCAATCCGCCTTGCCAGCGATTTTTCGGCGGTCGTTCTTGTCGCAAGGAATGACGATGCACTAAAAGACGTGGCAGATGCTATTCGTGCGACAGGGGCCGAACCGCTCAGTATTGCTTTGGACTTGAGCCAGGCGGAAGCGCCAGAGACGATTGTCAAATCCACGTTGGACCGTTACGGTCGCATCGACGCGTTGCTCAACATCGCTGGAGCGGTGCCGCAGATCGATCTTTTTGAGATGACTGATGAGCAATGGTACGCGGGCATGGAACTCAAGCTGCATGGAGCACGCAGAATGACCATACGTGCTTGGGATGCGCTCAAATCAAACAAGGGGTCGGTGGTCTTCATGTCAGGCAGCGCGGCACTCGATCCTAAACCTGGCTTTGCTGCGGTGGCAGCCACAAACGCGGCAATCATCGCCATGGCAAAGGCGTTCGCGGAGCAAGGAATCAAGGACGGCGTTCAGGTGAATAGCATCGTGCCTGGTGCGGTGATGACGGGTCGGCGGCGGTCGTTTCTCGAGAAATGGGCTCCCGCTCATAATATGGGCGTCGAAGAGGCCACAAAGAAATTCCCTGAAGAGGCAGGTATCAGCCGCTATGGGCAGCCAGAAGAGATCGCCGCTCTGTTGGCCTTCATGGTATCGCCTGAAGCCAAGTGGATGACCGGGGCTTCCGTGCGTATGGATGGCGGCGAGGTCAAAGGAATCTGA
- a CDS encoding glycoside hydrolase family 2 TIM barrel-domain containing protein gives MKVQSRALIVFIVLLGWLVPVSSNAANADSSRQELAADTGWKFLLGDPSGAESPSFADASWRTVDLPHDWSIESTPNKDNPSGSGGGYFPGGIGWYRKSFHAPANWKGKRVSVEFDGVYRDATVYLNGHKLGTHPYGYTAFTFELTPELDYSGVNVLAVRVDNSAQPNSRWYSGSGIYRHVRVVVTDPTHVAHWGVFVSTPEATGASAKVSIRTQVANESFRNVTVTVETVLLDKMGNNVGSTHSKLSLEAGKEGEAAQEITVANPALWSPESPTLYRAVSMIRRNGHVIDQVTTPFGIRTLAWSAEKGLLLNGKSIKLTGGSVHHDNGPLGAAAFDRAEERRVELLKAAGMNAVRTAHNPPSSAFLDACDRLGLLVLDEPFDVWEAHKVKFDYGSDFDEWWKKDISSMVLRDRNHPSIVIWGIGNEIPELEVDRGAALGKQLADQVRALDNTRPLTLAFPGTTTKPTAQAVFSQLDITGYNYNILPTYQKDHEQLPTRMMLTTESWPSKAFSLWQVSHDNPYVLGDLTWTAMDYLGESGIGAWQYGTPQQAKMAEGMAEKMGGTAMIDQMFTGMANGKDVMADMAKNTSDPSAKAMMEFFFHPYPWHASACGDLDLTGFRKPQSYYRDIIWNGGDRVYATVRLPEPEGKKIIAIMWATYPTLPSWTWPGQEGKNLEVEVYSGAEKVQLFLNNKLIGEKPTGRNEKFKAVFSVPYAPGTLKAVGLRGDRVVAESILTTTGEATKLRLMAERKVLQADGEDLSFVTVQAVDSNGRPDLHADQEVRFEISGPGTIAAVGNGDGQDPDSYHGDRRKLYHGRALVVIRSSRQTGIIKLIAISSGLSDGALSIDAKASRPQPELQ, from the coding sequence ATGAAAGTGCAATCTCGCGCCCTGATCGTTTTCATTGTCCTGCTGGGATGGCTTGTGCCGGTCTCATCGAATGCTGCAAATGCCGACTCGTCCAGACAGGAACTGGCGGCCGATACTGGGTGGAAGTTCCTGCTCGGCGATCCGAGTGGAGCGGAGTCTCCTTCGTTCGCGGATGCGTCGTGGCGCACAGTCGATCTGCCTCATGACTGGAGCATCGAGAGTACGCCCAACAAGGACAATCCGAGCGGCTCCGGCGGAGGGTACTTTCCAGGCGGCATCGGATGGTATCGCAAGAGTTTCCATGCCCCCGCGAATTGGAAGGGCAAACGTGTAAGCGTTGAATTCGACGGTGTATATCGCGATGCTACGGTGTACCTCAACGGACACAAGCTGGGTACGCATCCGTACGGTTACACGGCGTTCACGTTCGAACTCACGCCGGAACTAGACTACTCGGGCGTAAACGTTCTGGCAGTGCGTGTGGATAATTCAGCTCAACCAAACAGCCGTTGGTACAGCGGTTCGGGAATATACAGGCATGTACGTGTTGTGGTGACAGATCCAACGCATGTGGCGCATTGGGGAGTGTTTGTCAGTACTCCGGAGGCGACGGGCGCTTCGGCAAAAGTCTCGATCCGCACACAAGTAGCGAATGAGTCCTTTCGCAATGTGACGGTAACAGTTGAGACAGTGCTGCTCGACAAGATGGGGAACAATGTTGGCAGCACACATTCCAAGTTGAGCCTCGAAGCTGGAAAAGAAGGCGAAGCTGCACAAGAGATCACGGTAGCCAATCCCGCGCTTTGGTCTCCGGAGTCGCCCACGTTGTATCGTGCCGTTTCTATGATTCGCAGAAATGGCCATGTGATCGATCAGGTAACGACCCCGTTCGGAATTCGTACGCTTGCATGGTCCGCAGAGAAGGGGTTGCTGCTCAACGGGAAATCAATCAAGCTTACCGGCGGCAGTGTTCATCACGACAATGGGCCTCTTGGCGCAGCCGCTTTTGATCGCGCAGAAGAACGCAGGGTGGAGTTGCTGAAAGCTGCTGGCATGAATGCGGTGCGCACGGCACACAATCCGCCGTCGTCTGCGTTTTTGGACGCATGCGACCGTCTCGGCCTGCTGGTATTGGACGAGCCCTTTGATGTGTGGGAGGCGCACAAAGTGAAGTTCGATTACGGTAGCGACTTCGATGAATGGTGGAAGAAGGATATTTCGTCGATGGTGCTGAGGGACCGCAATCATCCGTCGATTGTGATCTGGGGAATTGGCAACGAGATACCCGAGCTCGAAGTGGATCGCGGCGCCGCGCTCGGTAAGCAACTAGCCGACCAGGTGCGAGCGCTCGACAACACCCGCCCACTCACGCTTGCGTTTCCGGGCACGACGACCAAGCCCACCGCGCAGGCCGTGTTCTCGCAGCTCGATATCACCGGGTACAACTACAACATTCTTCCTACTTACCAGAAGGACCACGAGCAGCTGCCGACGCGCATGATGCTGACGACCGAGTCCTGGCCTTCGAAGGCATTTTCGTTATGGCAGGTCTCGCACGATAACCCTTATGTTCTCGGTGATCTCACATGGACCGCCATGGATTACCTGGGTGAATCTGGTATTGGCGCATGGCAATATGGCACTCCGCAACAGGCAAAGATGGCAGAAGGCATGGCGGAGAAGATGGGTGGCACAGCCATGATCGATCAAATGTTCACGGGCATGGCAAATGGGAAAGACGTCATGGCAGATATGGCGAAGAACACCTCCGATCCAAGCGCCAAGGCCATGATGGAATTTTTCTTCCATCCTTATCCATGGCACGCGTCGGCATGCGGCGATCTCGACCTGACTGGTTTCCGCAAACCTCAGTCTTACTATCGCGACATCATCTGGAACGGCGGCGATCGTGTCTACGCTACCGTACGTTTGCCCGAGCCTGAAGGCAAAAAGATCATCGCGATTATGTGGGCCACATATCCCACGCTGCCCAGTTGGACCTGGCCAGGGCAGGAGGGCAAGAATCTCGAAGTGGAGGTCTACTCCGGCGCAGAAAAAGTGCAGCTCTTCCTGAATAACAAGCTGATAGGAGAGAAGCCAACGGGTCGTAACGAAAAGTTCAAAGCGGTGTTCTCTGTGCCATACGCGCCGGGCACGTTGAAGGCGGTGGGCCTGCGCGGCGATCGCGTGGTTGCTGAGAGCATTCTCACGACGACGGGAGAAGCAACGAAGCTGCGCCTGATGGCGGAACGAAAGGTGCTTCAGGCGGACGGCGAGGATCTGTCATTCGTGACCGTTCAGGCGGTGGATTCGAATGGCCGCCCTGATTTGCATGCGGACCAGGAAGTTCGGTTTGAAATCAGCGGGCCGGGCACGATTGCGGCGGTGGGAAACGGAGATGGACAGGATCCGGATTCCTATCACGGCGATCGACGCAAGCTCTATCACGGGCGCGCGCTTGTTGTAATTCGATCCTCGAGACAAACAGGGATAATCAAACTGATTGCCATAAGTTCCGGCCTCAGCGACGGTGCATTGAGCATCGACGCTAAGGCTTCACGACCTCAACCAGAGTTGCAGTAA
- a CDS encoding TetR/AcrR family transcriptional regulator, whose translation MPRKKEKKPVNAYHAHRERQRRRILDAAWKLFDERGIDRITMAEITLVSGVQPSTMYQYFSNKDDIVWAILRELMQEVSERAKRTLEDAPNAMARLAALLDFLADELANNPIRVRFMAQFDAMYARDWPAERLMTLESQINPEGFEVFTEIIREGIADGSLRADLVPDLTIHAVVNAVIGAQRRLASLGNKIELEYGKPIDRLFRETIRVLLLGLRAPESPKPRQSRKWKTADGSTRKRSA comes from the coding sequence ATGCCGCGAAAGAAAGAGAAGAAACCGGTAAACGCATATCATGCACACCGCGAACGGCAGCGGCGACGCATTCTCGACGCTGCATGGAAGTTGTTCGATGAGCGTGGAATCGATCGCATCACGATGGCAGAGATCACATTGGTCAGCGGAGTTCAGCCTTCCACGATGTATCAGTATTTCTCCAATAAGGACGACATTGTCTGGGCGATCCTGCGCGAGTTGATGCAAGAGGTGAGCGAGCGTGCGAAGCGGACGCTGGAGGATGCTCCAAACGCAATGGCTCGACTCGCAGCGCTACTGGACTTCCTGGCCGATGAACTGGCAAACAATCCGATAAGGGTACGATTCATGGCGCAATTCGATGCTATGTATGCGCGTGACTGGCCAGCGGAACGGCTTATGACTTTGGAATCGCAAATCAATCCCGAGGGCTTCGAGGTTTTCACCGAGATAATCCGCGAGGGTATTGCCGACGGCTCACTCCGTGCCGATCTCGTTCCCGATCTTACAATACATGCGGTCGTCAACGCTGTGATTGGTGCGCAACGTCGACTTGCCTCCCTGGGAAACAAAATCGAGCTGGAGTATGGAAAGCCGATTGATCGTTTGTTCCGCGAAACGATCCGTGTGCTCCTGTTGGGATTACGCGCCCCGGAAAGTCCGAAGCCGCGACAATCGCGAAAGTGGAAAACCGCCGATGGCAGCACCAGAAAGAGGTCCGCATGA
- a CDS encoding GH35 family beta-galactosidase: MFRTAQRVFSGLVALVVFASLLNTQDLLAQSAEAPRLVQKDGRYSLLVDGHPFLILGGQIHNSSAWPSELPQVWQSLEALHANTVEAPVYWEQLEPREGQFDYSNVDQLIDGARAHHLHLVILWFGTWKNGNMHYVPAWVKNNPQRFPHVVRPDGEPIDVLSANSRNNLEADKVAFVALMHHLNQIDGDKHTILLIQVENESGIIGSVRDNSAAAEKEFAATVPTDLLAAAHKQSGTWKQVFGSDSDEIFQAYYQAKYINEIASAGKREFNIPYYMNVWLDYPSAALPQRQVESPGIAYPSGGAVQKMIWLWRALAPSIDMIGPDIYTNDSQSYREVLQTYRRSDNPLWIPETGRTDSYAKLFFYALGDGAIGFSPFGVDQTGETMVGDQKWAGHSYNFALIGPMDREIAALESEGKVKTAVEEPGKATQELDFGEWQATVAFGFPQPDGRPAPGTKDIHGVALIAQLGPNEFLVTGKDASVIFHLPGKLPWMRSQIVTAEQGTYEGGVWKPIRLWNGDETDRGLCFHQKPEVVRVTMERF, translated from the coding sequence GTGTTCAGAACCGCTCAGAGAGTATTCAGTGGATTGGTTGCTCTAGTAGTGTTTGCCTCCCTACTCAATACGCAGGATCTGCTGGCTCAGTCTGCAGAAGCTCCCAGGCTCGTCCAAAAGGACGGCCGCTATAGCTTGCTCGTCGATGGTCATCCATTTCTAATTCTGGGAGGGCAGATTCACAATTCAAGCGCGTGGCCGAGCGAATTGCCACAGGTTTGGCAGTCGCTTGAGGCTCTGCACGCTAACACCGTAGAGGCGCCCGTTTACTGGGAACAGCTCGAGCCTCGCGAAGGGCAATTCGACTACTCGAACGTGGATCAGCTGATAGACGGCGCCCGCGCACATCATCTGCATCTGGTGATTCTTTGGTTCGGTACATGGAAGAACGGCAACATGCACTATGTGCCTGCATGGGTCAAGAACAACCCTCAGCGCTTTCCCCATGTTGTCCGACCAGATGGCGAGCCAATCGACGTGCTTTCGGCCAATTCGCGAAACAATCTCGAAGCCGACAAAGTTGCGTTTGTCGCATTGATGCACCATCTCAACCAAATCGACGGCGACAAGCACACAATCCTGTTGATCCAAGTAGAGAATGAGTCGGGGATCATTGGTAGCGTGCGGGACAACTCCGCAGCGGCGGAAAAGGAGTTTGCCGCTACCGTTCCAACGGACCTCCTGGCGGCCGCGCATAAGCAATCCGGAACATGGAAGCAGGTGTTTGGTTCTGACTCAGACGAGATCTTCCAGGCATACTACCAGGCGAAGTACATAAACGAGATCGCATCGGCCGGTAAACGTGAGTTCAACATTCCGTACTATATGAATGTATGGCTCGATTATCCTTCAGCGGCGCTACCACAACGGCAGGTGGAATCTCCCGGAATCGCCTATCCGAGCGGCGGCGCGGTGCAGAAGATGATTTGGCTCTGGCGCGCGTTAGCTCCCTCGATCGATATGATTGGACCGGACATCTACACGAACGATTCACAGTCCTATCGTGAGGTTTTGCAGACTTATCGTCGATCGGATAATCCACTGTGGATTCCGGAAACCGGGCGGACTGACAGCTACGCCAAACTCTTCTTCTATGCCCTTGGAGACGGTGCTATCGGATTCTCGCCGTTCGGCGTCGACCAGACCGGAGAGACTATGGTCGGTGACCAGAAATGGGCCGGTCACAGTTACAACTTTGCACTGATCGGCCCAATGGATCGAGAGATAGCAGCATTGGAGTCTGAAGGTAAGGTCAAGACTGCTGTTGAGGAGCCAGGAAAGGCGACGCAAGAACTCGATTTTGGCGAGTGGCAAGCTACAGTTGCGTTCGGTTTTCCGCAACCCGATGGTCGCCCCGCGCCCGGTACGAAAGATATCCATGGCGTGGCTCTGATTGCTCAACTCGGCCCAAACGAGTTCTTGGTCACTGGCAAAGACGCAAGTGTCATTTTTCATTTGCCAGGAAAATTGCCGTGGATGCGGAGCCAAATTGTGACCGCAGAGCAGGGAACTTATGAAGGTGGAGTTTGGAAACCGATCCGGCTTTGGAATGGGGACGAAACGGATCGCGGCCTTTGCTTCCACCAGAAGCCTGAAGTTGTTCGTGTCACGATGGAACGGTTCTAG
- the galA gene encoding beta-galactosidase GalA, with protein sequence MKPLSRRDVLKSSLLVPAAVAAQPLKPIEAALPAPLSADASIPASDPSEPGAGRERLLLDFGWRFHFGHACDTSRDFGFGSGRAGNFQKTGNFLPAGSLAFDDTDWTAIGLPHDWAVELPFVNDPALASKGFHPLGRNYPETSVGWYRRVFELDETDRGKRISLEFDGVYREAMVVLNGFYVGRHSGGYDPFRFDVTDFANPGGRNVLLIRVDATSSDGWFYEGAGIYRHVWLVKTNPVHVKQWGTFVRSELKPASAALSIRTELVNDTAEAKNARVVSTILDPDGKEVGKAVTALISMSARGEQELEQQITVSRPRLWSLEERNLYVLITDVRSGGDVVDRYITRFGIRSIKMDSSRGLLLNGSPVKVKGTCNHQDHAGLGVALPDSVQYFRIRKLKEMGCNGLRTSHNPPTPELLNACDELGMLVFAETRMMSSNPEGLAQFENLVRSDRNHPSVFMWSMGNEEATANSERGVGILTAMKAVAYRHDGSRPVSIAPTGAIGTGGLTVCDVIGYNYEDPQAAAYHKAHPDRPVIGTETVSAVGTRGIYITDPSKGFVSSYDPYTTTGRASAEGWWRFCDSQDWLAGGFVWTGFDYRGEPSPNGWPNISSQYGVIDTCGFPKDTFFYYQSWWTQSPVLHIFPHWNWPGYEGKKIAVWVHSNLDKVELLLNGQRLGMQDVQKNHHLAWNVVYAPGTLEARGYKDGKLVFTKIRETTSAPAQIALSADRMEIAANGEDVAMFTVEVRDAKGRVVPITENEIAFKIRGEGKLIGTGNGDPTDQSPDKGTSRRAFGGLCMAIVQSTKTAGTITLEASSPGLAPVTLAINAKEAALRPHVSEWERKIPEGGGANGLWRPEHDSVAEILVLSQQGAQLTGSADGFGSSWAGGNDSASPIEDGSMSGDRVTFRIGGTIYTGTVDNDRMELARSSRSDQRSRPNPLELADKTLAIGPAPDGSDPSRGPNPRPQPAQQLVLRRVTR encoded by the coding sequence ATGAAACCGCTTTCGCGTCGAGATGTTCTGAAATCGTCACTTCTGGTTCCCGCGGCCGTGGCTGCGCAGCCGCTAAAGCCGATCGAGGCTGCTCTTCCAGCACCACTTTCAGCCGACGCTTCGATACCCGCATCGGATCCGTCTGAGCCAGGCGCCGGCCGAGAGCGACTCCTGCTCGATTTTGGCTGGCGCTTCCACTTCGGGCATGCATGCGACACGAGCAGGGATTTTGGGTTCGGCAGTGGCCGCGCCGGGAACTTCCAGAAGACGGGAAATTTCCTGCCTGCAGGGTCACTCGCCTTTGACGACACCGACTGGACGGCCATAGGCCTGCCGCATGATTGGGCCGTTGAGTTGCCTTTCGTCAATGATCCCGCGCTAGCGAGCAAAGGCTTTCACCCACTGGGCCGCAACTATCCGGAGACGAGTGTCGGGTGGTACCGTCGAGTCTTTGAACTGGACGAAACGGATCGGGGCAAGCGCATCTCTCTCGAATTTGACGGGGTGTATCGGGAGGCAATGGTTGTCCTCAATGGCTTCTATGTTGGTCGGCATAGTGGTGGGTACGATCCTTTTCGCTTCGACGTGACTGACTTTGCCAATCCTGGCGGTCGCAATGTGTTGTTGATCCGCGTCGACGCTACCTCCTCAGACGGCTGGTTCTATGAAGGAGCAGGAATCTATCGGCATGTCTGGCTTGTGAAGACAAATCCCGTGCACGTTAAACAGTGGGGTACTTTTGTTCGCTCCGAACTAAAGCCTGCCTCGGCAGCTCTCTCCATTCGGACGGAACTGGTAAATGACACGGCCGAGGCCAAGAATGCCCGTGTGGTCTCTACGATCCTCGATCCGGATGGGAAGGAAGTGGGCAAAGCCGTTACTGCTCTAATCTCGATGTCAGCTCGCGGAGAACAGGAACTCGAACAACAAATCACAGTCAGCCGCCCGCGATTGTGGTCGCTCGAAGAGCGCAATCTCTACGTTCTCATTACCGATGTTCGCTCCGGTGGCGATGTTGTCGATCGCTACATAACTCGCTTTGGTATCCGGTCAATCAAAATGGATTCTTCCCGCGGCCTGTTGCTTAACGGTAGCCCCGTGAAGGTGAAGGGCACTTGCAACCACCAAGACCACGCGGGTCTTGGTGTGGCCTTACCGGATTCCGTACAGTATTTCCGTATCCGCAAGCTCAAGGAGATGGGCTGCAACGGGCTGCGCACTTCACACAATCCCCCCACGCCTGAACTACTCAATGCATGCGATGAGCTGGGAATGCTGGTGTTTGCCGAGACGCGCATGATGTCATCGAACCCAGAAGGCCTCGCGCAGTTTGAAAACCTCGTTCGAAGCGACCGAAATCATCCCAGTGTCTTCATGTGGTCGATGGGCAATGAGGAAGCCACTGCCAATTCTGAGCGTGGCGTCGGAATTCTAACTGCAATGAAAGCAGTGGCCTACCGTCACGATGGCTCAAGGCCTGTATCCATCGCGCCGACTGGTGCGATTGGTACGGGAGGACTGACTGTTTGCGATGTGATCGGCTACAACTATGAAGACCCCCAGGCCGCGGCATATCACAAAGCCCATCCTGATCGGCCCGTGATAGGGACTGAGACGGTGAGCGCCGTCGGCACACGTGGGATTTACATCACAGATCCAAGCAAAGGATTCGTCAGTTCCTACGATCCGTACACCACGACGGGTCGGGCTTCGGCCGAAGGCTGGTGGCGGTTTTGCGATTCACAGGATTGGCTGGCCGGTGGTTTCGTCTGGACCGGCTTTGACTACCGCGGCGAGCCATCGCCGAACGGATGGCCCAACATCAGCTCTCAATACGGAGTCATCGATACATGTGGCTTTCCCAAAGACACCTTTTTCTATTACCAATCCTGGTGGACACAGAGTCCCGTGCTTCATATCTTTCCTCACTGGAACTGGCCAGGTTACGAAGGTAAGAAGATCGCCGTGTGGGTTCACTCCAATTTGGACAAAGTGGAGCTCTTGCTGAATGGCCAACGCCTGGGCATGCAAGACGTTCAGAAGAACCATCACCTGGCCTGGAACGTTGTCTACGCTCCAGGCACGCTCGAAGCTCGCGGCTACAAAGACGGAAAGCTGGTTTTTACCAAGATACGCGAGACAACAAGTGCTCCCGCCCAGATCGCTCTTTCCGCAGATCGAATGGAGATTGCTGCAAATGGTGAAGATGTCGCAATGTTCACCGTTGAAGTTCGTGACGCCAAGGGCCGAGTCGTGCCCATCACCGAGAACGAGATTGCCTTCAAGATTCGAGGTGAAGGCAAACTCATCGGGACGGGCAACGGCGATCCTACCGACCAAAGTCCGGACAAGGGAACCTCACGCAGGGCTTTCGGCGGCCTTTGCATGGCGATTGTGCAGTCTACGAAGACCGCCGGCACTATTACTTTAGAAGCTTCTTCACCAGGTCTCGCCCCTGTGACTCTCGCGATTAATGCCAAAGAAGCAGCTCTCCGCCCACATGTATCCGAATGGGAACGCAAGATTCCTGAAGGCGGGGGAGCGAACGGCCTTTGGCGTCCTGAGCATGACTCGGTCGCGGAGATTCTTGTCCTCTCGCAGCAAGGGGCGCAATTGACTGGTTCAGCAGATGGTTTTGGAAGTAGTTGGGCCGGTGGAAACGATTCCGCAAGCCCGATCGAAGATGGTTCGATGAGCGGCGACAGGGTTACCTTTCGAATCGGCGGCACCATTTACACGGGCACGGTCGATAACGATCGAATGGAACTTGCACGTTCATCCCGCTCGGACCAACGATCCCGTCCCAATCCGCTCGAACTGGCGGACAAGACCTTGGCGATTGGACCCGCTCCCGACGGGTCGGATCCCTCACGCGGCCCGAATCCGCGCCCTCAACCGGCGCAACAATTGGTGCTGCGACGCGTGACGCGGTAG